Below is a genomic region from Desulfovibrio intestinalis.
AAAACGTTTTTCATACATGATGTCACCACCCCACACGCGGTGCATGCTGCCAGCACGCAGGGCAGGATTGCGCCAATCCATAACAGCCCACAGGGGCTGAGGCACTTCATTGATATCAGCATTACGGGCGGCAAAGCGAACGGCTTCTTCTTCATAGTCCATAGCCGTTACGCGCGCGCCAAGCCATTGGCCGACCATGGCCGTGAGGCCCAGCCCGCAACCGATATCAAGACAGGATTGTCCGGCGATTTCATCTTTGCGTTCATGCAGCCATGAGGCCAAAGCCACGCTTGAGGGCCAAAGTTCTGTCCAGTAGGGCAGGCGCTCGTCCTCAAAGTCGCGGGAATCTGCCGTCATGGCCTCCCAGAGTTGTTCAAGATCGGCAGCGCGGCTGAGTTGCCACAGGCGTTCGGCGGCTCGTACGGTAATATGCGGCTGGTAGGCCTGCAAACCCTTGTCTTCGTTTTGCGGATATTCTGATGGCATATGTTTCTCTTGCGAAGAATAGCCTATTGGGCTTGGAGTGTACAGAGCCATTGGCAGAAGGGGGCGGCCTGATGGAGCTACCGATCGACGCCACAAAATGCCTTGCATGCGCGTAGCCTGAACAGCATGCGCAGACAACGGTATGTACTGTTAAATACAGCCCGGCAGTGCGGTTGTTTTGATGGATACATCCGGACCCGCCGTAGTTGGTAGTGTCGTCGCGAGCGATTTTACGGTTATTTCTGCGTCGGATTTCTCCTTGATGTAGCGGGACATGCATTTCGTGACGACACAACCTGTTTTTTTAGTTTCCAGAGAATTGAAATGCATGGCGGTGAACAGGCGGTGTCGCCTGCCGCAATGGGACGTGGAGGGAGTTGATAAAAGCGTTTCGGCTAAATGGCAGCTTTGAAATTGCGGTCAAACTTAAAGCGAATCTGCTCCAGATAAGGGGCTTGAGGTGTGGCGGCGGCGGGTATATAGGAAATGTGGCGGATGTTACATGCCCTTTTCGTACGGCTGCATGGCGGCCGTATCATTTTTTTGTTGTCGCAAGGATAGATCATGCACAAGCACAGCGAGTACCTGAACCGCATACTGTTGAGCCGCGTTTATGACGTGGCGGTGGAGACTCCTCTTGAAGAAGCCAAGACCCTTTCCCGGCGTCTCGGCAACCGAATTTTTTTCAAGCGTGAAGACTTTCAGCCTGTTTTTTCCTTCAAGCTGCGCGGCGCGTATAACAAAATGGCCCGCCTTTCGCCTGAAGACCTGCGGCGCGGTGTTATTGCGGCTTCAGCCGGAAACCATGCCCAAGGCGTGGCCCTGGCCGCGCGCAAGCTTGGTTGTGAGGCCACCATTGTCATGCCCGTGACCACACCAGCCATTAAAGTGGACGCAGTGCGCCGCCTGGGTGGTCAGGTTGTTCTGTCGGGTGAGTCATTTAGCGATGCATGGCAACATACGCTTGATCTTATCAAGGAAAGCGGCTGCATTTATATTCCGCCTTTTGATGACCCAGATGTCATAGCTGGTCAGGGCACCATCGCTATGGAAATTCTTCGTCAGCACCCTGGCGATATTCACGCGGTTTTTGTTCCCATCGGCGGCGGCGGCATGGCGGCTGGCGTTGCGGCTTACATTAAAAATTTGCGCCCTGAAATCCGCGTTATCGGTGTAGAGCCTGTGGATTCTGACGCCATGCGCCGCTCGGTTATGGCCGGGCACCGAGTGGAACTGCAGGATGTGGGCCTGTTTGCCGACGGCGTGGCCGTGAAGCTCGTGGGCGAACACACTTTTGCCCTGTGCCGTGACCTGCTGGACGATATTATCGTTGTGGATACCGACGCCATTTGCGGTGCCATAAAGGATATTTTTGAAGATACACGCCTGGTGGCCGAGCCGGCTGGCGCTCTGGCCCTGGCTGGGCTGCGGGCCTATGCTGCGGATAGCGGCTTACGTGACGCTACCCTGGTGGCCATCATCAGCGGCGCCAACATGAATTTTGACCGCCTGAGCCATGTGGTTGACCGGTCAGAAATTGGCGCACACCGCGAAGCCTTATTGGCCGTGGCCATTCCAGAAGCTGTAGGCAGTTTTCGTGCTTTGTGCGCCTCCTTCGGCAGTCGCAACATTACCGAATTGTGCACGCGTTTTTCCGATCCGGAAAAGGCGCGTGTGCTGGTGGGTATCAAAATCAGCGGGCGCGACGATGTGTCCGAGGTGCTTGCAGAGTTGCGTGGCAAGGGCTTCGAGGCCATTGATCTGACGGATAACGAACTCGTCAAAATGCATCTGCGGCATCTTGTGGGCGGTAATGCGCCTCAGGTTCTGCACGAACGGCTGTTGCGTTTTACCTTTCCGGAACGGCCCGGCGCGTTGCTGGATTTTATGGACGCCATGCGCGTGGACTTCAGCATAACGCTGTTTCAGTATCGGTATCACGGTGCAGATTTTGGCCGTGTGCTGGTGGGTTTTGAGGCTCCTGAAGAAAAGCGCGAAGCCTTTGAAGACTTTTTACATCGGGTTGAACGTATGGGCTACCCCCATGTGGAAGAAACGGAAAATCCCGCGTACAAGATGTTTTTGGGCTGGCATGAAAACTAGGGCCTGTTTCTAGGGGCTGCTTCTATAAGCTTGCTTCTAAAACAGATTAACTACGAAATGTATTACATTTCACAGTTGGCATTCTGCCGAAAACACAATTTTCGGCAGAATCTATGCCGAGTAGCGGCGCGTTGCACTCTTGTGCAATGTTAGAGCAGTTAGGCTTTTTCAAAGTTAACATGCTCTGAGCAATTCTCTTGCCAATTGGCTGTAAAAGCGGTCCTTTTCTTCCTGGTCAGGTATTCTTGCGAATCTGACCTGGAAGAAAAGGATCGTTTTTTTGTTTGCGGGCCAGTTCCGTTACCTGGAAAACCCCTCTTGGATTGACCGTTACAGTTGGACTGCTTGTGTGGCACCGTGAGAAAAATATCAGGCAATGCTTGATATTGCTGGCAGAAATGAAAAAGGCCGTGCGTTTACGACGCACGGCCTTTTGAATGTCTTTGTGGAATCAGTACGAGCAAAGGGCTTAAATCTTACCGGGAGTTTTAATTCAAGCTTGATCCATCTGCTGCAAAAGAACGTCTTGTTTTACTGTCGTCATGTCATGCAGGGGGCGGCGATCAGTAAAAACTGTGCTGGAAAATGCGCGTTAGCGGGCTCCGAAGCCCGGAACATGAAAACGCTTCTCAAGCCAGCGCAAAAAGAAGGTGGCCAGTGTTACCATGCCAAGGTAATAGGCTCCTACTGTGATGAAAACTTCGGTAAAACGAAACGTGTCCGAGGCCACAACCTTGCCCTCGCCCATAAGCTCCATACAGGTCACAAGGTAGGCAAGAGAGCTGTACTTGATGAGGTAGATTATCTCATTGCCGCAACCGGGCAGGGCGCGGCGGGCAGCCTGAGGAACCACTATCCAGGCTACAGTCTGCCATGTGCTGAAGCCCAGAGCTTCAGCGGCGCGTATCTGCCCCTGACGGATAGAGAGCAGGGCTCCCCGCACATATTCACTCTGGTAGGCCGCCGTGCAGAGAGTAAAGCTTGTGAGGGCTGCACCATAAGGCGGAAAGTATATGCCAAGCTTGGGCAGTGCGTAGTAGATCATCATCAATTGCACAACAAGGGGCACGCCGCGCACCACTGCTGTGAAGCCGTCACCAAGGCGGCGCATCCAGCGCGGCCCAAAGGAACGTGCACAGCCTAGAAGCACGCCGCCCACAAAGCCCAGACTGCCCGCAGGGATAATGAGTGCCAGTGAAACGAGCAAGCCTTTGTTGAGGGCAGGAAGAAGCTCGTTGCTGAAAAAGGCCGTGTCCAGCACGCTAGCCCCCCATCTCCAACAGGCGTTGGCAGAAGTCGCGCGTGCGCGTGGTGGAGCCCTCTGCCAGAAGCACGTCGGGCGCTCCCTGTTCAATGAGCTTGCCTTGCTCCATAAATATGATTTCAGTGGCCAGGGCACGGGCAAAGTCCATCTGGTGCGTGGCCATAATCATTGTCATACCGCCGCCAGCAAGGTCGCGAATGACGGCCAGAACTTCGCCCACCAGTTCCGGGTCCAGAGCTGAGGTGGGTTCGTCCAGCAAGATGACCTTGGGGTCCATAGCCAGGGCGCGGGCCATAGCCACTCGCTGCTTCTGGCCGCCGGAAAGCTGGGCAGGGTAGAGCAGGGCACGGCGGGCAAGCCCCACGCGGGCAAGCTCTTCTTGTGCACGGGCTTTGGCGTCTTTGGGATTCATGCCGCGCACCTTGCGCAGAGCAATGGCCACGTTTTCCTCAGCAGTAAGATGGTCAAACAGGTTGAAATCCTGAAAGATCATACCTACCTGCGCGCGAAACGCGCACAAAGCTGGTTTGCTCGTGCGGTCAAGCCTCTGCCCTTCAAGGTAAATGTCGCCCTTATCAGGGGGAATGAGGCAGTTAATGCTCTGAAGCAGGGTGCTTTTGCCAGCACCTGACGGCCCTATGAGCACCTTGAGTTCACCACGGCGTACCGAGAGGCTGCAATTGTTCAGAATGGGCTTGCCGCCCAGCATCTTCGAGATGCCCTCGATGCGCAAAATAGCTTGTTCGTCCACATTCATGGCTTATCCCACGCCCATGCCTTCCGAGCCCATTCCTGAGGAATAGCCCGGCACATGGACCTTTTCTTCCAGCCGGCGCAAAACTTTCAGCACCACCAGAGTCAGCAGAAAATAAATACAGCCCGCCGCTGCGTACAGGGCCAGATGTTCGTGCGTACGCGCGGCCACAAAAGATGTTCTGGCCATGATATCCTGCGTGCCAAGAACGTAGCAAATGGCCGAATCCTTGAGCAGGATCGAAAATTCGTTGGCCCATCCCGGTATGGAAAGACGCATGGCCTGAGGCAAGATAATGGTGCAAATACCGGTGGTTTCGCCCATGCCAAGAGCGCGGGCCGCGTTGAGCTGCCCCTGCGGCAGGCTTTCAATGGCTCCACGGAAAATTTGAGATTGGTAGGCCGTGCTGGTGCAGCCGAGCACAAGGCAGCATACCAAAAAAGGATCTGCCGGAAGGCCCAGGCTGATGAAAAGCCCGTAGCACAGGAAGAGCAGCACAAGAATGGGCACACCGCGGAAAAACCATACATAGAGCGCAACCAAACGGCGCAGCCAAGGACCGCCATACACCTGGGCCACGGCCAAGGGCACGCCGAGCACAAGGCCCATCGCCAGAGAGATGGTCACATTGCCAACTGTGACCAGACTGCCAGACAGCATGGAAGGCAGAGCGTGGTAAACTACAAGAAGTGAATCCATATGCGGGAGTTTGCCGTAGGTTGGGCAGAACAGCGCGGACCGCCGGAAAATCCAGCGATCCGCGCCAGCCAATCAGCGCTATTGCGTTGTTTACTTGTTCAGGTATTTCTTCTGCAGCTCCTGCCAATAAGGATCGGCCATGAGCTTTTTGTAGCCATCATTGATGAGCTTTTGCAGTTCCTTGTCATCCTTGCGCATGGCAACGCCGAATTTGTCGGGTTCGCCGTGGGTGCCAGCCTTTTTCACGCCACGTCCCTTGGAGATGGCGTCATCGGCGGGCAGCTCGTCCATAAGGGCCACTTCAATGCGGCCATTGAGCAGGTCTTCTACCGCAAGAGGAGCGGATTCATAGAAACGCAGTTCAAAGGGATAGCCCTTTTCCTGCTGTTCCTGCTTGATGGCGTTGGCTTCGGAGGTGCCGCGCTGCACGCCGAGCTTGACCTTCTTGGTCAGAACATCCTGCGGGGTCAGCGTGGAGTTGGCGGGGACAAGAAACACGCGTGAAACGGTCCAGTAAGGATCAGAAAATTCAACAACCTTGGCGCGTTCGGGCGTGATGCTCATGCCAGAATCAACCATGTCGATCTGTTTGGCTACAAGGGCAGGAATGATGCCGTCCCACGCCATGGGCTTATGGGTAATTTCAAAGCCCATATTTTTGGCTATCCAGTTGAGGGAGTCTACGTCAAAGCCAGCGGGTTGACCGGTTTTTTCGTCTACATAGGCGAAAGGCGGGTAATTGGGGTCAATGCCGTTCACATAGCTTTTTTTTGCAAAAGCGGGCACGGCAGCCATAACGGCGGCCAGCAGTGCGCAGACAAGAAGTTTTTTCATGCTCAGTTTCCCCCTCGGAATATGGCGGTGGCCGTTGGCGGATGAGCCACGCGGGTGCATGGCGGTAGCCGTCTAAGGATGGACATGCGCTGCGGCAAAACCGCATGAGCGCACAGGCGCGTGCAGGCAGGCACCAGGCTTGCCTCGGCGCGAACTACGGCAAAACAATGGTTTTATCTAACAGAAGCTTTGTCGTGACGCAAGGGCGGCATAGCTGACCGCTTTGTTATTTGCAGCATAACTAAATATGGTATATTTATGCTGCATTATGAGTAACATCCGGCAACGCATGTAGAGATGTTTTACTCGGATATATTTAAAATGCCGTACTGGCTCCAGCCAGGTTTTCAGCCTTCCGCAACGCTTTTTTGGGCATGATGACTATGACGAAGACCTCGTTTTGGGAACAGCTTTCCACGCTGACCGGCATTTCAACGCAAAAGCTTTTGCTCTGCTTTTTTGACCTGCTGGCTCTTCTTGGAACGGCCCTGCTTGTTTTTTTTGTGCGTGCCGCGTTTGGTGGTCTTGATCCGGTGTTGTACCACTGGGTGGTGCCCATGCTTTTTTTGGGGCCTTTTTTTGGGGCCGGGTTGGGGCTTTACCAGACTATCAGTCCCGCGCCGCACCGTGAGCTCAAAGCTCTGTTTCAATTGGTCAGCCTGCTGTACGCCATTATTCTGGCCGTTCTCTTTTTGTCCAAGATGGGGGATGCTTACTCACGCATTGTCATCATGGGCAGTTGGGCTGCAACACTGTTCACCATGCCCTTGGCGCGCTATCTGTGCCGGCGTATTTATTCCCGCAAACGCTGGTGGGGCAAGCCTCTGGTTATTTTTGACCATTGCAGGGAAGGGCGCGAATTGTGGCGGTATCTCAAACGGCACCCTGAAAGAGGCTTGAATCCCACTGCCATTTACGATCTGCCCGATACCCCTGATGAAATGCGACTGCTGTTCATCTCTGTCTCTGCCCGGTATCCCAAGGCAATGGCCCTGCTTCTGCAAAAAGTGGGTCAGGCGCCGGACACGGACGTTACTACAGAAGCTTGCCGCTACTTTAGCAATACCTTGGTAGTGCCTGCATTTGGTGGCGGGTTTCGGGTGCACTGGCTGACGCCGCGTGATCTTGGCAGCGCCGTCGGGCTGCTGGTGCGCCAGAATTTGCGTGACAAGAGAAGGCTTTTCGTCAAGCGCTGTCTTGACCTGTTTTTGTGCCTTATGGGAGCGGTCATTCTGCTGCCTCTCGGCGCTGCCCTGGCTCTCATCATAAAGGCAGACAGTCCTGGCCCGGTTTTTTACCGGCAGAAGCGCGTTGGCCAGCATGGGAGAGAAATTCGCATCTTCAAGTTTCGCACTATGGTGCAGAATGCGGACAGTGTTCTCAAAGAAGTGTTGGCGCGCGACGCTTCTCTGCGTCAGGAATGGGCATGCGACCGGAAGCTCAAGTGTGATCCCCGAATTACCCGTGTGGGGCGTCTGCTGCGCAAACTCAGTCTTGATGAACTGCCCCAGCTTATCAACGTTGTTATGGGCGACATGAGCCTTGTTGGACCGCGCCCCATTGTGCATTCTGAAGAGAAAAAATACGGCGCTGTGTTTGAAGAGTACTGCATGGTCAAGCCCGGCATCACCGGGTTATGGCAAGTTTCCGGGCGCAATAACACCACATATCAGGAACGGGTAAATTTCGACCAGTACTATATCAACAACTGGTCGGTGTGGATGGATTTGTGGATTCTGGGCAAGACTGTCCCCGTGGTCATTCTGGGGTACGGAGCCTATTAGAGCATTTTAACTTTGAAAAAGTTTAACAGCGCTAACGTTGCGTGAGTGCAACTCGTTGTAACACGGCGTGGATTTTGCCGAGATTATATTTTTTAGCAGAATAGCAGCGTTGAACGATCAAGCATTTCAAAGCTGGTCTGCCAGACTCTTCAATCAGCGTATCTGGCAGTGTTTTTCTTAAGCTTGCCCCATAGTCATAGCACGGCAGGCCGTGTCGACCTCGCGAGCAAAGCGGGTTTGAAAGTGGTGCTCTGAAAAATTCTCCGCATGACGGCGAATAAGGGCAGGGTCAAAGCCCATTTCACATTGCTCAAATTCATTAATTGCCGTTGCCAAGGCTTCTGGGGTCTGCTGATCGAAAAACAGCCCCGTTTCGTGATTTCGCACTGTTTCTAATGCGCCGCCCCGCCCATAGGCCAGAACTGGCACACCGCTTGCCGCAGCTTCCAGCGGCACAATACCAAAATCCTCCTCCCCCGGAAAAAGCAAAGCCTTGCTGTTTGCCAGCGCCGCTGCGGCTTGACTGTCCTCCACTCGTCCGAGAAAGCGCACCGTCGGTCCAGCCAAGGCTTTGAGCTTATCCATTTCTTCGCCCTCACCCATGACCACTAGCGGTTTTTCGAGCATGGTGCAGGCCCTGACGGCCAAGTCCACCCGCTTGTAGGCAGTCAGCCGCCCGAAGCAGAGGTAGTGCTCTCCGCCGGGGCTGCTTTTGGGCGTGAAACTGCTGGTATTCACAGGTGGGGGCACGACGGCGGCGTCACGCCGCCAATGTTTGCGGATCCGGCGCGCCACATTGTGTGAATTGGCCACGAAGTGGTCCACTCTAAAAGAGCTGGCCAGATCCCATCGACGAAGAGAAGGCAGGAGCAGGCGCATGCCACAGCGAGTCAAAACGCCAGCTGTGGAGAGATATTCTGCCCAGTTATCCCACAGGTAACGCATGGGGGTGTGGCAATAACAGATGTGCGGGGTATCGGCCCTGGTAATCACGCCCTTGGCCGGGCCAGATTCGCTGGAGATCACCAAGTCGTAGCTCGTGAGATCAAGCTGCTCGAGGGCCAGAGGCATAAGCGGCAGATAGCTCTGGTAGCGTTTCTTGCTGAAGGGCAGTTTATTGATGAATGTCGTGTGGATGGGGTGCTCGGCTATGACCGGAGAAAGCTTGTGCGGGTCAAGAACGTGCGTATAGATATGAGCTTGGGGGTACAAGCGGCATAAAGATTCCAATACTTTTTCGCCCCCGCCCATATTGACGAGCCAGTAATGTACGATGGCTACGCGCACGTTTGTTCCTCCGTATTTATCCATTATCGGAAAGTTGATTCAGTGGATTTTGGGGCAGATTAACTTTGAAAGTGTAGATTATCAAAGTTTAAGGCATGTATGTTACAGTATTTTACTGTGTAAATAGCTGTGCTGTTTTTGCGCCAGACGTTACTGCGCAGGAAGTTGAAAATTGCAACAGCACCTGCAAGAAACAGGTTGCGTCTGTGCTTGCGGGGGCTTCACCCGTTGCTTCGCAGAGCCGTGTTTTACACAAGCGGTCTTCAAGCGTGTCCTGAACACAACTTTTTAAGCCTGCGGGCAACGGCTCAAGCTGCTCCTACGCCGAATATTTCAAAATGAATATGAACTGATTGACAATAGCAGTACTCTTGCCGCCCGTAAACCGCCTATTTTACAGTAAAGGCCCCGGAAAACAATTCCAGGGCCTTTACTGTATTATGGATAACGTTTTGTCTTAGAATTTCGGCACATCAGCAGGTTTTCCTGCCTTGACCTTATCCAGATAGACAGCCCACGCTTCGCCGATGGCAAAGAGGCGATCCCTGGGGATGGCCGTGCTGTCATAGGTAAGCAGCACGGAACCGCTCACGGGATTGCATTCCACGGAAATGACCCCGGCAATGGCTTTCATACGAGCTTCAGCCAGGGCTGCCACAGCTTCATTGTGCAGGGCAGGGTGACGTATGCGCACTCGGCCATCTACGAAACTACGCACATATTTAAGAAGATGCAGGGTGCTCAAAACGGCTCTCCTCGCCCGGCAGGGCCTTTCTGGGCAAATTCGGGCGCATGGCATTGAGGGCAACGCCCAGTGTGGTGACATTATGCAGCAGGGCTGAAACTCCTGGCCCCATAAACATAAAGAGGCCGCCCAGCAAGAAAGCGCTGTTGAGCGTCAACGTAGCCACAAAGTTGAAATGGATGCGGCGTAACGTGCGTCTGCCCAGCAGACGGGCGTTGACAAGGCCTTCAAGGTTGGGGTGGGTCAACAATACGTTGGCCACCTCGCGGGCCAGATCAGTGCCGTCGCTCATGGCCACGCCCACATGTGAAGCGGAAAGCGCCGGGGCATCATTGATGCCGTCGCCGACCATAAGCACTTTGCAGCCCTGTTCTGTCAGCTCTTGAATAATACGGGCCTTATCTGTGGGCAGCACTTGCGAGCGGTATTCGTTGATGCCCACACGAGCCGCCACTGCGCGGGCCGTGCGTTCATCGTCGCCCGTCAACATAAGAATGCGGTTAAAGCCCAGACCGCGAAGCTCTTCGACCACGCGGGGAGCTTCGGAGCGCATGGGGTCCTCAATGGAAACCATGCCAGCCACCTTGCCGTCTTCGCTCATAAAGAGCAAAGAACGCCCCATACTGGTCTGTTCTTCAATCGCTTCGGCCAGAGCCGAAAGGTCAACGCCTTCGTCATGCTCTATATAATGGCGGCTGCCCACGCGCATTTTCTTTCCGTACAAGGAAGAGGCCACACCGTGAGCAACTACATATTCCACATGGGCGTGCTCTTCGGCATGCTGAAGGCCTTCTTCATCGGCCTTGCGGACAACGGCGCGGGCCACGGGATGCGGAAAATGTTCCTCAAGGCAGGCCATGACGCGCAATACCTCTGTGCGGTCAAAGCCAGGCGCGGGAAAAACTTCCACCACTTCAGGGCTGGCCTGAGTGAGAGTGCCTGTCTTGTCAAAGACCACAGTGTCAGCTTCATTGAGGGCTTCGAGATAACGTCCGCCCTTGATGGCCATGCCATGCCGCGCGCCTTCGCGCATGGAAGCCAGCACTGCCAGGGGGGTCGCAAGCTTGAGCGCGCAGGAGTAATCTACAAGCAGTACCGAGGCCGCACGGCGGAAGTCGCGCGTGAGCAGCCAGACAAGGGCGGCCAGGCCAAAGGTGAAGGGCACGGCCATGTCGGCGAGACGCTCGTACTTGCCCTGGATTCCGGCCTTGAGAGACTCAGATTCTTCAATGAATTTGACAACCTGACGAAGCCTCGTGCCA
It encodes:
- a CDS encoding class I SAM-dependent methyltransferase encodes the protein MPSEYPQNEDKGLQAYQPHITVRAAERLWQLSRAADLEQLWEAMTADSRDFEDERLPYWTELWPSSVALASWLHERKDEIAGQSCLDIGCGLGLTAMVGQWLGARVTAMDYEEEAVRFAARNADINEVPQPLWAVMDWRNPALRAGSMHRVWGGDIMYEKRFVAPVLRFLNHALSSDGAAWVAEPGRSVYETFLHALQSGGWQGRRVYSQKVEAIYAQPVPVTVQVWEIRRA
- a CDS encoding glycosyltransferase — its product is MRVAIVHYWLVNMGGGEKVLESLCRLYPQAHIYTHVLDPHKLSPVIAEHPIHTTFINKLPFSKKRYQSYLPLMPLALEQLDLTSYDLVISSESGPAKGVITRADTPHICYCHTPMRYLWDNWAEYLSTAGVLTRCGMRLLLPSLRRWDLASSFRVDHFVANSHNVARRIRKHWRRDAAVVPPPVNTSSFTPKSSPGGEHYLCFGRLTAYKRVDLAVRACTMLEKPLVVMGEGEEMDKLKALAGPTVRFLGRVEDSQAAAALANSKALLFPGEEDFGIVPLEAAASGVPVLAYGRGGALETVRNHETGLFFDQQTPEALATAINEFEQCEMGFDPALIRRHAENFSEHHFQTRFAREVDTACRAMTMGQA
- the wbaP gene encoding undecaprenyl-phosphate galactose phosphotransferase WbaP; amino-acid sequence: MTKTSFWEQLSTLTGISTQKLLLCFFDLLALLGTALLVFFVRAAFGGLDPVLYHWVVPMLFLGPFFGAGLGLYQTISPAPHRELKALFQLVSLLYAIILAVLFLSKMGDAYSRIVIMGSWAATLFTMPLARYLCRRIYSRKRWWGKPLVIFDHCREGRELWRYLKRHPERGLNPTAIYDLPDTPDEMRLLFISVSARYPKAMALLLQKVGQAPDTDVTTEACRYFSNTLVVPAFGGGFRVHWLTPRDLGSAVGLLVRQNLRDKRRLFVKRCLDLFLCLMGAVILLPLGAALALIIKADSPGPVFYRQKRVGQHGREIRIFKFRTMVQNADSVLKEVLARDASLRQEWACDRKLKCDPRITRVGRLLRKLSLDELPQLINVVMGDMSLVGPRPIVHSEEKKYGAVFEEYCMVKPGITGLWQVSGRNNTTYQERVNFDQYYINNWSVWMDLWILGKTVPVVILGYGAY
- a CDS encoding ABC transporter permease subunit; the protein is MLDTAFFSNELLPALNKGLLVSLALIIPAGSLGFVGGVLLGCARSFGPRWMRRLGDGFTAVVRGVPLVVQLMMIYYALPKLGIYFPPYGAALTSFTLCTAAYQSEYVRGALLSIRQGQIRAAEALGFSTWQTVAWIVVPQAARRALPGCGNEIIYLIKYSSLAYLVTCMELMGEGKVVASDTFRFTEVFITVGAYYLGMVTLATFFLRWLEKRFHVPGFGAR
- a CDS encoding heavy metal translocating P-type ATPase, which codes for MRFYIVHELRGLTTPDSGRMRVRASGPLGMAQAEALAGALATLPGISEVSVNPRLGSLLFFFENEDSRETALTLFVGAGGDDGPLAELGDDPTPQPGEATLTEGLMPVFQYIFVRPLLPMALRVVNSVVSAVPFLFKGVRAVLRGALNVDVLDAAAIGASLVMRDFRTVSLLTLLLGLGETLEYWTRRRSMATLTESLALNVENVWLLAEGTEISVPLAQVKEGDLVVVRDGGSIPVDGVVEDGCAVVNQSSMTGEPLGVKRTTGASVFAGTVVEEGRLVIRARHVGDGTRLRQVVKFIEESESLKAGIQGKYERLADMAVPFTFGLAALVWLLTRDFRRAASVLLVDYSCALKLATPLAVLASMREGARHGMAIKGGRYLEALNEADTVVFDKTGTLTQASPEVVEVFPAPGFDRTEVLRVMACLEEHFPHPVARAVVRKADEEGLQHAEEHAHVEYVVAHGVASSLYGKKMRVGSRHYIEHDEGVDLSALAEAIEEQTSMGRSLLFMSEDGKVAGMVSIEDPMRSEAPRVVEELRGLGFNRILMLTGDDERTARAVAARVGINEYRSQVLPTDKARIIQELTEQGCKVLMVGDGINDAPALSASHVGVAMSDGTDLAREVANVLLTHPNLEGLVNARLLGRRTLRRIHFNFVATLTLNSAFLLGGLFMFMGPGVSALLHNVTTLGVALNAMRPNLPRKALPGEESRFEHPASS
- a CDS encoding ABC transporter substrate-binding protein produces the protein MKKLLVCALLAAVMAAVPAFAKKSYVNGIDPNYPPFAYVDEKTGQPAGFDVDSLNWIAKNMGFEITHKPMAWDGIIPALVAKQIDMVDSGMSITPERAKVVEFSDPYWTVSRVFLVPANSTLTPQDVLTKKVKLGVQRGTSEANAIKQEQQEKGYPFELRFYESAPLAVEDLLNGRIEVALMDELPADDAISKGRGVKKAGTHGEPDKFGVAMRKDDKELQKLINDGYKKLMADPYWQELQKKYLNK
- the ilvA gene encoding threonine ammonia-lyase, biosynthetic; amino-acid sequence: MHKHSEYLNRILLSRVYDVAVETPLEEAKTLSRRLGNRIFFKREDFQPVFSFKLRGAYNKMARLSPEDLRRGVIAASAGNHAQGVALAARKLGCEATIVMPVTTPAIKVDAVRRLGGQVVLSGESFSDAWQHTLDLIKESGCIYIPPFDDPDVIAGQGTIAMEILRQHPGDIHAVFVPIGGGGMAAGVAAYIKNLRPEIRVIGVEPVDSDAMRRSVMAGHRVELQDVGLFADGVAVKLVGEHTFALCRDLLDDIIVVDTDAICGAIKDIFEDTRLVAEPAGALALAGLRAYAADSGLRDATLVAIISGANMNFDRLSHVVDRSEIGAHREALLAVAIPEAVGSFRALCASFGSRNITELCTRFSDPEKARVLVGIKISGRDDVSEVLAELRGKGFEAIDLTDNELVKMHLRHLVGGNAPQVLHERLLRFTFPERPGALLDFMDAMRVDFSITLFQYRYHGADFGRVLVGFEAPEEKREAFEDFLHRVERMGYPHVEETENPAYKMFLGWHEN
- a CDS encoding HMA2 domain-containing protein; amino-acid sequence: MSTLHLLKYVRSFVDGRVRIRHPALHNEAVAALAEARMKAIAGVISVECNPVSGSVLLTYDSTAIPRDRLFAIGEAWAVYLDKVKAGKPADVPKF
- a CDS encoding amino acid ABC transporter permease — protein: MDSLLVVYHALPSMLSGSLVTVGNVTISLAMGLVLGVPLAVAQVYGGPWLRRLVALYVWFFRGVPILVLLFLCYGLFISLGLPADPFLVCCLVLGCTSTAYQSQIFRGAIESLPQGQLNAARALGMGETTGICTIILPQAMRLSIPGWANEFSILLKDSAICYVLGTQDIMARTSFVAARTHEHLALYAAAGCIYFLLTLVVLKVLRRLEEKVHVPGYSSGMGSEGMGVG
- a CDS encoding amino acid ABC transporter ATP-binding protein; this encodes MNVDEQAILRIEGISKMLGGKPILNNCSLSVRRGELKVLIGPSGAGKSTLLQSINCLIPPDKGDIYLEGQRLDRTSKPALCAFRAQVGMIFQDFNLFDHLTAEENVAIALRKVRGMNPKDAKARAQEELARVGLARRALLYPAQLSGGQKQRVAMARALAMDPKVILLDEPTSALDPELVGEVLAVIRDLAGGGMTMIMATHQMDFARALATEIIFMEQGKLIEQGAPDVLLAEGSTTRTRDFCQRLLEMGG